The Cheilinus undulatus linkage group 21, ASM1832078v1, whole genome shotgun sequence region ACTGGAACCATTTCACATGTGCAAAAAGCCTACCAGCACTGAAACCATAATGTGCATCTGCAGATGGCTGCCTGCACTGGAATCTCAATGAGCATATGGAAAAAGCCTTCCTGCTTGGAACCATATTGCACATGTGCAATAAGCCTGCCTGCACTAAAACCATAATGTGCATGTGCAAAAAGACTTTTAGGAGGAAGTGGACACCTTACTTCCACTGACCTGGAAACAAAAATTCCACTTTGTTCAGGCACCAAACACACAGATGATGTGTAAGCAAACagtcaaaatgcaacaaaaagttGCTTTTGAATGGAACTGTTGAAATGTCCATGTTGCCATAGATAGAGCTCACTCTCTCTTGCTCTAAAATACAACCAAAGATCATTTAGTTTATGATCTTTTTAGTACCAGTGTTCACTGAAATAATGACTTTATCACTTTGAAACACATGGTATTTCAGAGTGGCTGAGTGTAACACGGTGAAGCTTGCTAGGGTGCACCCACTTtgcaaatgttgccaacatatttgttcaATTTAGGCCACATCTACACAGAAACAATCCACTGAACAGGGAACTATACTCTTAAATGTATGGTGTTTtaattgtaaacaaaaacatttagacAACTGTTTCTCTACAAGTCCTACAGTTTTGGCAACATGCAGAAGTTTGTCTAGAATTTGTATGCCTCTGTGCTGGGGATATCCAAGACTGGAggcattattttttcttatgaatgcaataaccccaaaacatttGAAGGAATTTTCCTCAAACGTTGCACAAATGTTGACTCTGACCCAAGAATGCAATGATGAAGATTTTGAAGGTAAAGTTTATGGTCAATGGACCTCATCTTCATCCGTTGCTTAAGGACCTCTAGGTTTTGCACTTCCACAGTGACAACTACAACCTCTCTTCTTCACCCACCACTATACTTTCACTGTCTGCCAACTGTATATCCATTGCAGAGGCATAAAACCACCAGACAGTTGTTCTAGATGAGTTGAAACAAAAAGTTGcccaatgttgggtgtccaagACACGTATTTTTGCTCCTGTGGTATCAAACAAATATAGTAGAGTCAAATCAAAATGAacaattctggtattgtgacagcCTTTAATTATTTCTCTacggaaaaaaaatcaagtattGGCATTTAAGCCTGAAATGATCcagatatgatttttggtccacaCAGTCCAGCCCTCATGTGTTTTCTCTCAGAACAGATAGGGAGCATtgtaaaaaaagacaagacaCAAGTGAACTTAAATGTCTGAAATCATATATTCCTCAGGGTTTTCTGTTGTGATTTTAGGACAATGTGGTTTGATTCTGCATCAGACAGAGAGATACAGTCATAGACTTTTTACTGAGTGGCCAAAGTGCACAGGCTGTTGTTGTATCTTAAAAGCTGAATGCGTTCGAAGTAGTCGTCAGTCAGAAAGTTTCTTTGCGAGGTGACCAGATTTCCTTTCTGACTGAAGAGACGCTGCACGGGGGCGCTGGAGGGGAGGGTGGTGTTATATTTGAAGAAAAGCTGCTTCACTCTTGGGAAGTCCTGAAGGCACTCAAGACTCTTCCCTTTTCCTTCAATGTACTTCTGAACCTCCTCCATCACGCCCCGCTGCTGGATCTGAATGGAAGGCTTCACAGGCCCATAGCTGAAGAAGTCATCCTCTGATTGGATGGTTGATGAGTTCCTGCTGGTGTTTGCCACAGTTATGATGGAGGGATCCATCTGGGAGGCTTCTGTAGCCAGCAGGGTGCACATCTCATCCCTCTCTGACGCAGCCATCCACCACAAGCGAAACTGAGGTGTTGTTGCTGTCGCAATCTTTGCCTCCGTGCTGGCAAACAGGTCCTGAAACCGCACATCAATAGCCATAACAATGGCGTTGATGACATCAGTGAAGTAATCTGCTGCATCTTTCTGCTCGTTTAACTTATTCTTCAGACTGAGAATGGTCGGGATGACCAAACCGAGGTAACACTTCTGCTCTGCTTGGAAAAGTTCAAGTGCAAAAGCAAGCGGATGGAAGACAGTCACATACTCCTTCAGGAAGGCCGCCTCCTCCGGCTGTAAGCGTGGGACCTCCAGGCGGGCGCACAGCTCCGTCAGCTCTCTCTCACTGAGAGAGATGATCTTTTGCATGGCATTGTACTCCACATTCCAGCGCATGACAGCTGGAACAACAAGAGCCATCTTTCCTATCTCCTCTGCTACATCCATGCCCACCTGGAGATGGTGACATTTGCTCCATATGGCGTACACCTTGGCCATGGCACTGTAATGCAGCTGACACATTGGCCCCTGTGACACCGCCTGCCAGAAGTCCTCAGTCACAATCTGCTCCAGGGTGTGTGAAGCACAGCGCTGGACTGTGGGCAGAAACAGCAGCAAGTCCTGCTCCGGCTCGCCCTCCAGGATACCGCTGACGTTCTCATAGAAGCCAATGTCGTCGTCATTTTCCTGGATGTCCACTGCAAACTCCCTGAACACGCTCATAAAGGGGCTGCCGTTATCAGTGACTGTGGTCTGAACTTTGCTTTCGATATTATACGCTACATGTATGTCATGTATCCGCCCAGCGATGCTGTCATGGGAGACTCTTCCCTGCAGCCGTGAAAACCCCAGAGCTGCAGATTTCCTCTCCAGAGACGCCGGATCGATCCAGTGACAAGTCATCCCAAAGAAGCTGCTGTTGTTGGCTGTCCAGACGTCAGCCGTGGTGCAAACGTACTGGATGTTGCTGAGTTTGACCATCAGCTCCTCTCGCATCCTGGAGAAGTTCTGGTCCACCATTCTGAACAAAGTCACCCTACTCATGCAAGTCAGCCCCTCAGTTAAACCTGCGATCAGCTTCTTGAAGCCCGGCTGCTCCAGCAAGTAAAACGACTGACAGTCCTCCACGATGaagttaaaaatcaaatcatctGTCTTTGCTTGGGTCATGCATTTGGAGATGATTTCCTGTTtgagttttttgagctgcaggtgtctgctttcttctccattctgCTCCTCTTTCTTTCGCCCTCTCTTGGCATCAGGCCGGGCCTCACAGCCCAGGTGTGTTCTCTGAAACACAAAATAGCAAAAGGATTTGTTTTTAGTAGATGAAGATGTTTATAAGGGTTGAGCAATATATCCACTTTTAAGACATATTGATCATTTTACATCATGACATTTCAAGGCTGCAGTCAGAAGTGATAAATATGCAGGGCTTAGCCCAAACTAAGGAAAGTCCAGGGGCATTCTTGTCAGGGagtttttttattgcactgaTTTCAAGCTATTTAAAAGAAAGGTATTAATTCAAAATGCCAACAAATTTATATATTAATTAGGCAAAAATAATGCAGttctgcctttaaaaaacactctagAGCAACATCATTTTAATATCTGTTCTCAGAGTATCCTTTTTATTCTAAGATCATAATTAGTGGTGTAACtcgatttaaaaaaattaatcgaGTTAATCACACCACttttctgtgattaatcatCAGGTGTTGTTGCGTTTTTGccaacattagcaaagatgtgctttgcccgAAGGTGAAACttaagactcgttg contains the following coding sequences:
- the zgc:161969 gene encoding uncharacterized protein zgc:161969 — encoded protein: MEVEAQESFGESKSAMHTWRYRHHFTYKADQGKNIIVQCNLCLPRVNLLSTSKTSTSNLKKHLDRTHLGCEARPDAKRGRKKEEQNGEESRHLQLKKLKQEIISKCMTQAKTDDLIFNFIVEDCQSFYLLEQPGFKKLIAGLTEGLTCMSRVTLFRMVDQNFSRMREELMVKLSNIQYVCTTADVWTANNSSFFGMTCHWIDPASLERKSAALGFSRLQGRVSHDSIAGRIHDIHVAYNIESKVQTTVTDNGSPFMSVFREFAVDIQENDDDIGFYENVSGILEGEPEQDLLLFLPTVQRCASHTLEQIVTEDFWQAVSQGPMCQLHYSAMAKVYAIWSKCHHLQVGMDVAEEIGKMALVVPAVMRWNVEYNAMQKIISLSERELTELCARLEVPRLQPEEAAFLKEYVTVFHPLAFALELFQAEQKCYLGLVIPTILSLKNKLNEQKDAADYFTDVINAIVMAIDVRFQDLFASTEAKIATATTPQFRLWWMAASERDEMCTLLATEASQMDPSIITVANTSRNSSTIQSEDDFFSYGPVKPSIQIQQRGVMEEVQKYIEGKGKSLECLQDFPRVKQLFFKYNTTLPSSAPVQRLFSQKGNLVTSQRNFLTDDYFERIQLLRYNNSLCTLATQ